The proteins below are encoded in one region of Callospermophilus lateralis isolate mCalLat2 chromosome 9, mCalLat2.hap1, whole genome shotgun sequence:
- the Gpr55 gene encoding G-protein coupled receptor 55 isoform X1 — MSWLHASENCSFSDVDELMKTLQLVVHVPTFLLGLLLNLLAIRGFSTFLKKRWPDYRATSIYMINLAVFDLLLVLSLPFKLVLSDVRPPSSASCTLVECLYFVSMYGSVFTICFISLDRFLAIQYPLLVSHLRSPRKTFGICCAIWVLVWTGSIPIYNFHGKVDKFTCFHNMSDGTWSARVFFPLEVFGFLLPMVIMCFCSSRSIHILLARRGHTQDWVQQRACIWTIAASLAVFVVSFLPVHLSFFLQFLVRNGFIMECRAKQRISLFLQLSMCFSNVNCCLDVFCYYFVIKEFRTNIMAHRPSRVQLVRQDTMITRG; from the coding sequence ATGAGCTGGCTGCACGCAAGTGAGAACTGCTCCTTCAGTGACGTGGACGAGCTGATGAAGACCCTGCAGCTGGTGGTCCacgtccccaccttcctcctgggccTGCTCCTCAACCTGCTGGCCATCCGCGGCTTCAGCACCTTCCTGAAGAAGAGGTGGCCAGACTACAGGGCCACCTCCATCTACATGATCAACCTGGCCGTCTTTGACCTGCTGCTGGTGCTCTCGCTCCCCTTCAAGTTGGTCCTGTCGGACGTGCGGCCGCCCTCCTCGGCCTCCTGCACGCTGGTGGAATGCCTCTACTTTGTCAGCATGTACGGAAGCGTCTTCACCATCTGCTTCATCAGCCTGGACAGGTTCCTGGCCATCCAGTACCCGCTCCTGGTCAGCCACCTCCGGTCCCCCAGGAAGACGTTTGGGATCTGCTGCGCCATCTGGGTCCTGGTGTGGACCGGGAGCATCCCCATCTACAACTTCCATGGGAAAGTGGATAAGTTCACGTGTTTCCACAACATGTCGGACGGTACCTGGAGTGCCAGGGTCTTCTTTCCTCTCGAGGTGTTCGGCTTCCTCCTTCCCATGGTCATCATGTGTTTCTGCTCCTCCAGGAGCATCCACATTCTGCTCGCTCGCAGGGGCCACACCCAGGACTGGGTCCAGCAGAGAGCCTGCATCTGGACCATCGCGGCCAGCCTGGCAGTCTTCGTGGTCTCCTTCCTCCCAGTCCACCTGAGCTTCTTCCTGCAGTTCCTGGTGAGGAATGGCTTCATCATGGAGTGCAGAGCCAAGCAGAGGATCAGCTTGTTCTTGCAACTGTCCATGTGTTTCTCCAATGTCAACTGCTGCCTTGACGTTTTCTGTTACTATTTTGTCATCAAAGAATTCCGCACGAACATCATGGCCCATCGGCCGTCTAGGGTCCAGCTGGTCCGCCAGGATACCATGATTACCAGGGGCTAA
- the Gpr55 gene encoding G-protein coupled receptor 55 isoform X2, with protein MPQPGQDNCSFSDVDELMKTLQLVVHVPTFLLGLLLNLLAIRGFSTFLKKRWPDYRATSIYMINLAVFDLLLVLSLPFKLVLSDVRPPSSASCTLVECLYFVSMYGSVFTICFISLDRFLAIQYPLLVSHLRSPRKTFGICCAIWVLVWTGSIPIYNFHGKVDKFTCFHNMSDGTWSARVFFPLEVFGFLLPMVIMCFCSSRSIHILLARRGHTQDWVQQRACIWTIAASLAVFVVSFLPVHLSFFLQFLVRNGFIMECRAKQRISLFLQLSMCFSNVNCCLDVFCYYFVIKEFRTNIMAHRPSRVQLVRQDTMITRG; from the exons ATGCCACAGCCTGGCCAAGAT AACTGCTCCTTCAGTGACGTGGACGAGCTGATGAAGACCCTGCAGCTGGTGGTCCacgtccccaccttcctcctgggccTGCTCCTCAACCTGCTGGCCATCCGCGGCTTCAGCACCTTCCTGAAGAAGAGGTGGCCAGACTACAGGGCCACCTCCATCTACATGATCAACCTGGCCGTCTTTGACCTGCTGCTGGTGCTCTCGCTCCCCTTCAAGTTGGTCCTGTCGGACGTGCGGCCGCCCTCCTCGGCCTCCTGCACGCTGGTGGAATGCCTCTACTTTGTCAGCATGTACGGAAGCGTCTTCACCATCTGCTTCATCAGCCTGGACAGGTTCCTGGCCATCCAGTACCCGCTCCTGGTCAGCCACCTCCGGTCCCCCAGGAAGACGTTTGGGATCTGCTGCGCCATCTGGGTCCTGGTGTGGACCGGGAGCATCCCCATCTACAACTTCCATGGGAAAGTGGATAAGTTCACGTGTTTCCACAACATGTCGGACGGTACCTGGAGTGCCAGGGTCTTCTTTCCTCTCGAGGTGTTCGGCTTCCTCCTTCCCATGGTCATCATGTGTTTCTGCTCCTCCAGGAGCATCCACATTCTGCTCGCTCGCAGGGGCCACACCCAGGACTGGGTCCAGCAGAGAGCCTGCATCTGGACCATCGCGGCCAGCCTGGCAGTCTTCGTGGTCTCCTTCCTCCCAGTCCACCTGAGCTTCTTCCTGCAGTTCCTGGTGAGGAATGGCTTCATCATGGAGTGCAGAGCCAAGCAGAGGATCAGCTTGTTCTTGCAACTGTCCATGTGTTTCTCCAATGTCAACTGCTGCCTTGACGTTTTCTGTTACTATTTTGTCATCAAAGAATTCCGCACGAACATCATGGCCCATCGGCCGTCTAGGGTCCAGCTGGTCCGCCAGGATACCATGATTACCAGGGGCTAA